The following proteins are co-located in the Zonotrichia albicollis isolate bZonAlb1 chromosome 1, bZonAlb1.hap1, whole genome shotgun sequence genome:
- the PLEKHA8 gene encoding pleckstrin homology domain-containing family A member 8, which yields MEGVLYKWTNYLSGWQPRWFLLCGGILSYYDSQEDAWKGCKGSIQMAVCEIQVHPADNTRMDLIIPGEQYFYLKARNAVERQKWLVALGTAKACLTDSRTQKEKEFTENTEALKTKMSELRLYCNLLVQQVHKTKEASISGVSEPESEIDMGALLKSTCDTFLKTLEECMQIANTAFTSELLHQTPPGSPNLAVLRTSKVKHSVLSSHTSTERQVELNPCENGCVKAEINHQEQAVIKNMECLNLETNEGAGDVYVEDHIVKDLAGIKDDREDKLQAVEGCGAHKMLQSETNSLSGLTLCEEERNENDSPTFFSVMSNRFSDIELREEEGIPTEEFLESCYAIVPVLDKLGPTVFAPVKMDFVGNIKKINQKFITNKEEFDTLQKIVLHEVNAGVAQVRNSATEALLWLKRGLKFLKGFLTEVKNGEKNIQTALNNAYGKTLRQHHGWVVRGVFALALRAAPTYEDFVAALSVDECDPQEETFYKGMQRDLNIYLPAMEKQLNILDTLYEVHGLESDEVV from the exons gctGGCAACCTCGGTGGTTCCTTCTCTGTGGTGGCATCCTGTCCTATTATGACTCTCAGGAAGATGCCTGGAAGGGCTGTAAGGGAAGCATCCAAATGGCTGTTTGTGAAATCCAAG TTCATCCTGCAGATAACACACGAATGGACCTGATTATCCCAGGGGAGCAGTACTTCTATCTGAAGGCAAGAAATGCAGTTGAAAGGCAAAAGTGGCTGGTTGCACTTGGAACTGCCAAAGCCTGTCTGACTGACAGCAGgacacaaaaggaaaaag AGTTCACTGAAAACACAGAAGCCTTGAAGACCAAAATGTCTGAACTTAGACTGTACTGTAACCTCCTTGTTCAGCAAGTACATAAAACAAAGGAAGCCAGCATTTCTGGTGTGTCAGAACCAGAG AGTGAGATTGATATGGGAGCTCTGTTGAAATCAACCTGTGACACTTTCCTGAAGACTCTTGAAGAATGTATGCAGATTGCAAATACTGCCTTCACTTCTGAGTTACTGCATCAGACCCCACCTGGATCCCCAAATTTAGCAGTTCTCAGAACAAGCAAG GTAAAGCACTCTGTCTTGTCCAGTCACACCTCAACAGAAAG GCAGGTGGAATTGAACCCCTGTGAAAATGGCTGTGTAAAAGCAGAAATCAACCATCAAGAGCAAGCAGTTATTAAAAATATGGAATGTTTAAACTTGGAAACAAATGAGGGGGCTGGTGATGTTTATGTTGAAGATCATATAGTAAAGGATTTGGCAG GCATTAAAGATGATAGAGAGGACAAGCTGCAAGCTGTAGAAGGATGTGGTGCCCACAAGATGCTGCAGTCAGAAACAAATTCTTTAAGTGGATTGACTCTGTgtgaggaggaaagaaatgaaaatgattCTCCTACCTTCTTCAGTGTCATGAGCAATAG GTTCAGTGATATTGAGCTTCGGGAGGAGGAGGGCATACCAACGGAGGAGTTCCTGGAGTCGTGTTACGCAATTGTGCCTGTTCTGG ACAAGCTGGGACCGACTGTTTTTGCTCCAGTTAAAATGGATTTTGTAGGCAACATCAAG aaaataaaccagaaaTTTATAACCAACAAAGAAGAGTTTGATACCCTTCAGAAGATTGTGCTCCATGAAGTGAATGCAGGTGTAGCACAAGTTAGAAACTCTGCTACAGAGGCTCTCCTGTGGCTGAAAAG aggtttaaAGTTCTTGAAAGGGTTTTTGACAGAAGTGAAGAATGGGGAGAAGAATATCCAAACAGCTCTGA aCAATGCTTATGGAAAGACGTTACGGCAGCACCATGGTTGGGTTGTCCGCGGGGTCTTCGCT TTAGCTTTAAGGGCAGCTCCAACATATGAAGATTTTGTGGCAGCTCTGTCTGTAGATGAGTGCGATCCTCAGGAAGAAACATTTTACAAAGGAATGCAGAGGGACCTCAACATTTACTTACCAGCCATGGAAAAGCAGCTAAATATCTTGGACACTCTCTATGAAGTACATGGTTTGGAGTCAGATGAGGTGGTATAA